From Arvicanthis niloticus isolate mArvNil1 chromosome 22, mArvNil1.pat.X, whole genome shotgun sequence, the proteins below share one genomic window:
- the LOC143436017 gene encoding rho GTPase-activating protein 20-like: MMPLPIVDFSSNIEGNLLSSDSYENWISIPNEDSVLGNNSAILSIPLNMPQPYIVLLNHLIRESLKIKTSSRIHLDTDLLSLLLAPRVLWGQTCRNSLFGRDCSEKMSIMQIMIDNNIDVLGDDDSTICNDIQKRSDDIMMSLNTAGKSPVMKMP; this comes from the exons ATGATGCCTCTTCCAATAGTT GATTTCAGTAGCAATATAGAAGGAAACTTGCTTTCTTCAGATTCATACGAAAATTGGATTAGTATCCCAAATGAAGATTCTGTGCTTGGAAACAATTCTGCCATACTAAG tattCCATTGAATATGCCACAACCATACATCGTCTTGCTCAACCATCTTATCCgtgaatcattaaaaattaaaacctctTCCAGGATTCACCTAGACACTGACCTCTTATCTCTCCTCTTAGCTCCTCGTGTTCTGTGGGGTCAGACTTGCAGGAACTCATTATTTGGGAGGGACTGCTCAGAAAAG ATGTCTATTATGCAAATCATGATTGACAACAATATAGACGTTTTGGGAGATGATGACAGTACAATTTGTAATGATATTCAAAAGAGATCTGATGACATAATGATGTCACTAAATACTGCTGGTAAGTCACCTGTTATGAAAATGCCATAG